From Clarias gariepinus isolate MV-2021 ecotype Netherlands chromosome 2, CGAR_prim_01v2, whole genome shotgun sequence, one genomic window encodes:
- the btg1 gene encoding protein BTG1, which yields MHPLCARGTMKPEITAAVGFLSRFLRVKGLVNDRQLQTFSQILQDMMAEQYKHHWFPDRPCKGSGYRCIRINHKMDPLVGQAGLRIGLSTQQLYLLLPSELTLWVDPFEVSYRIGEDGSICVLYESQPNPSVNVNASINTSTGTSSSTSSVSSMLDSHISCKEELLVLGRTSPAKPYMMTVSS from the exons ATGCATCCCCTCTGCGCACGCGGAACCATGAAGCCCGAGATCACCGCCGCGGTCGGATTCCTTTCCCGCTTCCTGCGCGTGAAGGGACTCGTAAACGACCGACAACTTCAGACATTTAGCCAGATTCTACAGGACATGatggcag AGCAATACAAGCACCACTGGTTTCCTGACCGGCCGTGTAAGGGGTCTGGCTACCGCTGCATCAGAATCAACCACAAGATGGACCCCTTGGTGGGCCAGGCAGGCCTGCGTATTGGTCTCAGCACGCAGCAGCTCTACCTGCTCCTACCCAGCGAGCTCACTCTCTGGGTCGACCCGTTTGAGGTGTCGTACCGCATCGGCGAGGATGGCTCTATCTGTGTCCTGTACGAATCGCAGCCGAACCCCAGCGTTAATGTGAACGCCAGCATCAACACTTCCACTGGAACCAGCAGCTCCACCTCATCTGTCTCGTCCATGCTGGATAGTCATATCAGCTGCAAGGAAGAACTGCTGGTACTGGGCCGAACCAGCCCGGCTAAGCCCTACATGATGACCGTGTCTAGTTAA